In the genome of Neofelis nebulosa isolate mNeoNeb1 chromosome 6, mNeoNeb1.pri, whole genome shotgun sequence, one region contains:
- the LOC131513396 gene encoding putative olfactory receptor 2B8 isoform X2 — MDPKNGSSFTGFILLGFSDRPQLERVLFVVLLILYLLTLLGNTTIIALSRLDPHLQTPMYFFLSNLSFLDLCYTTSTVPQLLVDLRGTDKSISFAGCVAQLFVSLWLGSTECILLGVMAFDRYAAVCRPLHYTVIMHPRLCSLMASASWFIGFVNSSLHTVLIFLVPLCGRNKIDHFFCEIPPLLKLACVDTTLYESELFSVSVMILLIPVALITFSYGQIVRVVLAIKSASGQRKAFGTCGSHLTVVSLFYGTGIYIYLQPSNNYSQDQGKFISLFYTIVTPMVNPVIYTLWNKDVMGAMRKVLCRGYDSR; from the coding sequence ATGGACCCGAAAAATGGAAGTTCTTTCACTGGCTTTATCCTGCTGGGTTTCTCTGACCGGCCTCAGCTGGAGCGCGTCCTCTTTGTGGTTCTTCTGATCTTGTATCTGCTCACCCTGCTGGGAAACACAACCATCATTGCGTTGTCCCGCCTGGACCCACACCTGCAGactcccatgtactttttcctgtCCAACCTAAGCTTTCTGGACCTGTGTTATACGACCAGCACTGTTCCTCAGCTACTGGTTGATCTCAGGGGAACAGACAAGTCTATCTCCTTTGCTGGCTGTGTAGCTCAGCTCTTCGTGTCTCTATGGTTGGGATCCACAGAATGCATTCTGTTAGGGGTGATGGCATTTGACCGCTACGCAGCCGTCTGCAGGCCCCTGCACTACACAGTGATCATGCACCCCCGTCTCTGTTCCCTGATGGCTTCTGCATCGTGGTTCATTGGTTTTGTCAACTCCTCATTGCACACGGTGCTCATCTTCCTTGTACCACTTtgtgggagaaataaaatagatcacTTCTTTTGTGAGATCCCCCCACTGCTCAAGCTTGCTTGTGTTGACACCACTCTGTATGAGTCTGAGCTCTTCTCTGTCAGTGTGATGATTCTCCTGATACCTGTGGCATTAATCACATTCTCCTATGGTCAGATTGTCAGGGTGGTCTTAGCAATAAAGTCAGCTTCAGGGCAGAGGAAAGCGTTTGGGACATGTGGGTCCCACCTCACAGTGGTCTCCCTGTTCTACGGCACAGGCATCTACATTTACCTCCAGCCCAGCAACAACTATTCCCAGGATCAGGGCaagttcatttctctcttctacaCCATTGTCACCCCCATGGTCAACCCTGTTATATATACCTTGTGGAACAAGGATGTGATGGGAGCAATGAGGAAGGTGTTGTGTAGGGGCTATGACTCCAGATGA
- the LOC131513396 gene encoding putative olfactory receptor 2B8 isoform X1, protein MDPKNGSSFTGFILLGFSDRPQLERVLFVVLLILYLLTLLGNTTIIALSRLDPHLQTPMYFFLSNLSFLDLCYTTSTVPQLLVDLRGTDKSISFAGCVAQLFVSLWLGSTECILLGVMAFDRYAAVCRPLHYTVIMHPRLCSLMASASWFIGFVNSSLHTVLIFLVPLCGRNKIDHFFCEIPPLLKLACVDTTLYESELFSVSVMILLIPVALITFSYGQIVRVVLAIKSASGQRKAFGTCGSHLTVVSLFYGTGIYIYLQPSNNYSQDQGKFISLFYTIVTPMVNPVIYTLWNKDVMGAMRKVLEGERENTKQALLCHHRFQCRARTHKLRDHDLS, encoded by the exons ATGGACCCGAAAAATGGAAGTTCTTTCACTGGCTTTATCCTGCTGGGTTTCTCTGACCGGCCTCAGCTGGAGCGCGTCCTCTTTGTGGTTCTTCTGATCTTGTATCTGCTCACCCTGCTGGGAAACACAACCATCATTGCGTTGTCCCGCCTGGACCCACACCTGCAGactcccatgtactttttcctgtCCAACCTAAGCTTTCTGGACCTGTGTTATACGACCAGCACTGTTCCTCAGCTACTGGTTGATCTCAGGGGAACAGACAAGTCTATCTCCTTTGCTGGCTGTGTAGCTCAGCTCTTCGTGTCTCTATGGTTGGGATCCACAGAATGCATTCTGTTAGGGGTGATGGCATTTGACCGCTACGCAGCCGTCTGCAGGCCCCTGCACTACACAGTGATCATGCACCCCCGTCTCTGTTCCCTGATGGCTTCTGCATCGTGGTTCATTGGTTTTGTCAACTCCTCATTGCACACGGTGCTCATCTTCCTTGTACCACTTtgtgggagaaataaaatagatcacTTCTTTTGTGAGATCCCCCCACTGCTCAAGCTTGCTTGTGTTGACACCACTCTGTATGAGTCTGAGCTCTTCTCTGTCAGTGTGATGATTCTCCTGATACCTGTGGCATTAATCACATTCTCCTATGGTCAGATTGTCAGGGTGGTCTTAGCAATAAAGTCAGCTTCAGGGCAGAGGAAAGCGTTTGGGACATGTGGGTCCCACCTCACAGTGGTCTCCCTGTTCTACGGCACAGGCATCTACATTTACCTCCAGCCCAGCAACAACTATTCCCAGGATCAGGGCaagttcatttctctcttctacaCCATTGTCACCCCCATGGTCAACCCTGTTATATATACCTTGTGGAACAAGGATGTGATGGGAGCAATGAGGAAGGTGTT agagggggagagagagaataccaagcaggctctgctctgtcatcACAGattccagtgcagggctcgaactcacaaactgagagatcatgacctgagctga